The sequence below is a genomic window from Rhodothermales bacterium.
AGGTGCGACCCATGATGGATTCGGAGCGGAAATACAGTACCATGTAGGCTACGAGAAGAAGGACAACGATACCGCCAAGCACGCGCCCGGTCCACTTGAGTAAGGTTTTCATACGATGTGATTGATTGGCCTATCTGGCAGCCATCTGACCGCCTTCCATACCTACCATCGCAAGAACGGAGCGCACCCTATCATGGGCACTCTTTTTTGTTGCGTGTAAACCAACACCCCTATAGCTTAGAGATATCCCCAGGTTTTGAGCCTTTCCTGTCGCTTCGAGGATGCACGACCGCACCGTACCTGTCACGGCACTCCTTATCGCCGCCCGCAGCGGCGACGACGGCGCCATGGCCGATCTCTTCACCCGCCTCTACGACGAACTGCAGAGCCTCGCGCGCCACGTGCGCCGGGGCCGCGCCGACCAGACACTCAACACGACCTCGCTCGTCCACGAGGCGTTCATCCGCCTCACACCTGCAGAGATCGACCTCCAGGACCGCCAGCATTTTATGCGGGTGGCGGCCCGCGCCATGCGACACGTCCTCGTAGACGCCGCCCGCAGGCAGTCTGCCCACAAGCGCGGGGGTGGCTTTGTGGCCGTCGAACTCGACGAGCAGGCGCAGCCGGCAGCCATCGACGCGGCCGACATCGTCGGCCTGCACGACGCCCTCGCCCTGCTGGAACGGGTCGACGAGCGCAAAGCGCAAATCGTCGAGTTCCGGGTCTTCGGAGGGATGACGGTCGAAGAAACCGCCGCCGCCCTGGGCCTGTCGGTGCCAACGATCCACCGGGACTGGCGCATGGCCCGCGCCTGGCTCGCACAAACCCTGGGTGCATGACACCGGAACGCTGGAAAACCATCGAGGTGCTTTTTTTCGAGGCACTGGAGCAACCGGCCGAGGCACGGGCTGTCTTCCTGGCCGCGGCGTGCCCGGATGACGAGGCCCTGCGCGCCGAAGTCGATGCCCTCCTCCGCGCGGATGCCGCGCCACCCGCCATCCTCAACCCCGAACAGGCCGGCCACCCCGACGCCATGGCCGCACTCCTCGACGCCGGCGGGGCTCCGGATCCCGATCCCCTGATTCCACCGGAAACGGCCATCGGACCCTACACCCTCCGGTATCTGCTCGGGCGCGGTGGGATGGGCGCCGTCTACCTCGCCGACCGCAGCGACGGACGGTTCAAGCGCAGCGTCGCCCTCAAACTCACCCGGCCCGGCTTGGGCGGCGAACCCGTCCGCCGCTTCCTCGCGGAGCGGCAGATTCTGGCCTCGCTCGAACACCCGAACATCGCCCGGTTATACGACGGCGGCCTGACGGACGACGGCCGGCCCTACCTCGCGATGGAGTACGTTCAGGGCGTTCCTATCGACCGGTATTGCGACGCGCGCCAGGCCTCGATAGACGAGCGGTTGCGCCTCTTTATCCAGGTCGGAAACGCGGTAGCCTATGCGCACCGGTCCCTCGTCGTCCACCGGGATCTCAAGCCAACCAATATCCTCGTCGCTGACGATGGGGCACCGGTCGTCAAGCTGCTCGACTTCGGCATTGCGAAACTGCTCGAAGCGTCCGCCGACGCGATCGATACGCAGACCGGCTTTCGGTTGATGACGCCAGCGTACGCCGCTCCCGAACAGATACGGGGCGAATCGGTTACGACGGCCGTCGACGTCTTCGGCCTCGGCGTGGTACTCTATGAACTGCTCGTCGGCCAACGGCCCCACGAAGGCACGACGGATTTCGAGACCGCACGCGCCGTGCTCGAGACCGAAGCGTTGCGTCCGTCTACCCGCGTCACGCAGAGCGGCGCGTCCCTCAGCGCGCAGCGCCGCACGACACCTCAACGCCTGCGCAGCCGGCTGCAGGGGGACCTTGACGCCATCCTCCTGAAGGCCCTGCGTAAAGAGCCGGCCCAACGCTACCCGTCCGCAGAGGCGCTGGTGGACGACATCCAGCGCCACCTCGACGGCCTGCCCGTACTCGCCCGGCAGGGAAGCCGTGCCTATATCGCCCGCTCATTCGTTCGCCGGCACCGGTGGGGGATCGGCGCGTCGGCACTTGTCGTGCTCGCCCTGGCGGCCGGCCTCGCGGGAGCCATCTGGCAGGCCCGGCAGGCCGCGCGCGAACGCGACACAGCCCGTGAAGTGGCCGCCTTCGCCGAATCGCTACTGAGCGCATCCGACCCCAATCGGATGGATGATGAGCGACTCGACACCCTCCGCGTGCGCGACCTTCTGGACCGGGGTGAGCGCCAGGTGCGCGCCGAACTCGCGGGTCAGCCCCACGTCCGGGCCGCACTACTCCATCTCCTGGGTGATGTAAACGTCAACCTGGGCCGATACGAGACGGCCGAACCCCTGTACCAGGAGGCGCTCGAAGTGCGCCTTGCAGAAGAAGGCGAACGGGGCGCCGGCGTGGCGGAGACCCGCCTGGGCATGGCCAACCTGGCCTTCGCAATGGGCCGCTACCATGAGGCCCTGGCGCTCCGCCTGAACGCCGTGGACATCTTGCCATCTGGCCCCGCGCGCGTACAGGCACTGCACGATATCGGATCGAGCTTTCGCCAGGCCGGCGACACGCTCCAGGCTGAACGCTACTACGAAGAGGCGCTCTCCGCAATACGCGCGTCCACACCGATGGATAGCGCGGCTTACGCCGAAGTGTTGAACGGGCTGGCGCTACTCTACTACGACCTCGGCGACTACGCACTGGCCGAACCGCGGCTCAGGGAAGTCTACAGCATCCTCCGCACCCGCCTCGGGCCGAAGCATCCCAAAGTGGGTATTGCCGCGAACAATATCGCCGGCGTGCTCCATTACAGCGAGCGCATCGATGAAGCGGAGACGCGCTACCGGGAAGCGTTGGACATCTGGTTGGAAGCCTACGGCGAGCAACACCCGCAAATCAGCTACGCCCTCAATAACCTCGCGCTCATCGCCGGCGAGCGGCAGAACTATCTCCTGGCCGACTCGCTCCTGCGTCGCGCCGTCGCCATCGACCGAGCGAT
It includes:
- a CDS encoding serine/threonine-protein kinase, with the translated sequence MTPERWKTIEVLFFEALEQPAEARAVFLAAACPDDEALRAEVDALLRADAAPPAILNPEQAGHPDAMAALLDAGGAPDPDPLIPPETAIGPYTLRYLLGRGGMGAVYLADRSDGRFKRSVALKLTRPGLGGEPVRRFLAERQILASLEHPNIARLYDGGLTDDGRPYLAMEYVQGVPIDRYCDARQASIDERLRLFIQVGNAVAYAHRSLVVHRDLKPTNILVADDGAPVVKLLDFGIAKLLEASADAIDTQTGFRLMTPAYAAPEQIRGESVTTAVDVFGLGVVLYELLVGQRPHEGTTDFETARAVLETEALRPSTRVTQSGASLSAQRRTTPQRLRSRLQGDLDAILLKALRKEPAQRYPSAEALVDDIQRHLDGLPVLARQGSRAYIARSFVRRHRWGIGASALVVLALAAGLAGAIWQARQAARERDTAREVAAFAESLLSASDPNRMDDERLDTLRVRDLLDRGERQVRAELAGQPHVRAALLHLLGDVNVNLGRYETAEPLYQEALEVRLAEEGERGAGVAETRLGMANLAFAMGRYHEALALRLNAVDILPSGPARVQALHDIGSSFRQAGDTLQAERYYEEALSAIRASTPMDSAAYAEVLNGLALLYYDLGDYALAEPRLREVYSILRTRLGPKHPKVGIAANNIAGVLHYSERIDEAETRYREALDIWLEAYGEQHPQISYALNNLALIAGERQNYLLADSLLRRAVAIDRAIRGTRHPDVALSLYNYSLTLVDLGRLDEAEEILREAYSIFDEALGSDHLYTFVTRAGLGKVLTMQGKMAEAETHLRAGFDGISAQLPEDHYLAAAARRDLGFWLTTAGRYAEAEPLLLEAYRLLREGRGDDAVTTIEAQTRLAELYRAWGAPDKALPYVREPQGDPSHPLK
- a CDS encoding ECF-type sigma factor; the encoded protein is MHDRTVPVTALLIAARSGDDGAMADLFTRLYDELQSLARHVRRGRADQTLNTTSLVHEAFIRLTPAEIDLQDRQHFMRVAARAMRHVLVDAARRQSAHKRGGGFVAVELDEQAQPAAIDAADIVGLHDALALLERVDERKAQIVEFRVFGGMTVEETAAALGLSVPTIHRDWRMARAWLAQTLGA